The segment AATATAAAACCTTAAGCGAGCTAAGTAGTGACAACGTCGATAAGCTGGTCAGCTTCCTCGATGACAACAGCAGCCTGACGCTGAACGAGATCATGGCCGCTCTAAAAAAGAAAGCCGAAAACACATGAACACATGCGAAAAGTGAAAGTGAGGGACGGGGCTATGGACAGTTTTGACGGAGAAGGGTTTGCCGGCGGAATTCTGCTGGTCATTGTAATTATGCTGCTGATTTATGGTTCAACGGACATCAAGAATCTGACAGGGGCGCCCAATGACGAGTAACTCTTAACGGTTGGACTCCTGCTGCACGGTAATCCGCTCTTGCTTTCTCGCAGAAATTCGCTATACTGATACAAATCCATATTCAATCGATGACCGGGAGAGTAATGGTCTTATATCTAGTCCCCAGCGAGCCGGGAAAGTGGAAGCCGGTACAGATTAGAACCATGAAGCGCACCCGTGAGATGGACTTCTGAACCTTGTAGTAGGAAGCCCCGGCCGAGGACCGTTAACCTGTAAGGTGGCTGAACCGTAAGGCTCAGCAACGAGAGTGGTACCGCGAGCGCACAAGCCTCGTCTCTTAGGAGATGAAGGCTTTTTTTGTCGTTATTTTATTCAGGAGGTTGTTATTCATGCCAATGCTAAGTGAGCTAATCCAAGAGAGCTTGAAACAGTCTGTTCACAAAATCGTGCTAACCCTGGGCGTGCCCGCCATCGCTGAAGTAAATGTTGCCCTGGAGCAGCCGGCGAGTGCCGACCACGGGGATTATTCAAGCAATATCGCCATGCAGCTGGCCCGCCCCTTGCGCAAAGCTCCACTGGCTATCGCCGGACTGATCGTCGCCGAGCTCGAAGCTTCGGGCTCTGTTCACGGACTGGTGCTGAGAACCGAGGTTGCCGGTCCGGGGTTCATTAATATGTATCTGGATTGGCAGGCCTGGGCACGGGCGAAGGGGAATTTCACGCTGCCTCAGCATGCAGGAGGGTCGAAGGTGATTGTCGAGCATACGTCCGTCAATCCCAATAAAAGTATGCATATCGGTCACCTGAGAAACTCCTGTATCGGGGACGCGCTGGTGAGGGTACTGCGGGCAACCGGCCATACCGTTGAGGTACACAACTATGTGGATGATCTCGGCAATCAGCTGGCAGATACCGTAGCCGGTCTGCTGAATGTTCCGCTGGCGGGAGAACATGTCCGGTTCGGGGATTACTGCTGGGACATCTATGCCGAGATCAACAAAACGTACGCGCAGCAGCCGGAGATGGTGCAGAAGCGGACCGGGATTCTTCACGCGCTGGAAGAGGGCCATGGCAACACCGCCTGGATTGGCACCCTCGTCGCCGGTCAGATCGTGAAAGAGCATGTGGAGGAGATGCGGGGCTTCGGCATTGACTACGATCTGCTGGTGTGGGAGAGCAGCATTCTGAAGGAGGGCTTCTGGGCCTCGGCATTCGAGCTTTTGTCGCAGACGGAGATCTTCGTGCAGGAGACGGAAGGCAAGCTGGCAGGCTGCTGGATTCTGAAGCAACCCGCTGAAGACGCTACACCAGACACCCTGGAGGAGCATCAGAAGGATAAGGTGCTGGTGCGCTCGAACGGAATTCTGACCTATACTGCCAAGGACATCGCCTATCATCTGTGGAAGTTCGGACTGCTGGAGAAGGATTTCAGCTACAGCGAATTTCAGAGCGGACTGTGGACGACCGGCTTGAGCGGACAGGCTCTGCCTTTTGGACGGGCGGACCAGGTTGTGAACGTCATCGATTACCGGCAGGAATATCCGCAGCAGATGGTCAAGCAGGCGCTTAAGGCACTGGGATTCGGTGCGCAGGCAGACGCGCTGCATCATGTCAGCTATGGGGTGGTCTCGCTGAGTCCCGCTTCTGCGGCCGGGCTGGGCATTGATACCTCCAGCGGCAAAAGCTCCTACGCCATGTCCGGGCGCCAGGGAATCGGCATTAAGGTAACCGAGCTGGTCCGGCTCATGGAAGACATGATTGAATCCACCCGTTCGGACAAAAACGGCCTGTCCAGCCGCCTCATCGCCACCGCTGCCATCCGTTACTACCTGCTGCGCTTCAATCTGGGCACCGAGATTGTGTTCGACTTCAAGCAGGCAATGGAAATCTCCGGCAACACCGGCGTCTACCTGATGTACGCCTACGCCCGGGCGCAGCGCGTGCTTAGTAAGGCCGCTGCGGCGGGTGGCGGGAGCGGCGTTGGCAAGTCCGGCGTTAGCGAGTTCGGCGCTAGCGAGTTCGGCGCTGGCAAGTCCGGCGTTGGCGAGTCTGGCGTTGGCGAGTCCGGCGCTGGCGAGTTCGGCGCTAGCGACTCTGGCGTTGGCGAGTCCGGCGTTGGCGAGTTCGGCGCTAGCGACTCTGGCGTTGGCGAGTCCGGCGTTGGCGAGTTCGGCGCTAGCGAGTCTGGCGTTGGCGAGTCCGGCGTTGGCGGGGTGCCGCTATTCCCGGCGCATCTCGAAGCGGCTGAGCTTGCCCTGTTGAGACAGCTCAGCTTATGGCAGGACACACTCTATACAGCAAGCCGGGAGCTTACGCCGAATACGATTTGTAACTATGCCTATTCCCTGGCCTCGTTGTTCAGTAACTTCTACTCGGCTTGCCCGATTCTCAAGGGCGGGGAAGTCAGTATTGCCTTCCGCCTGTGGCTGACCCAGAGCTTCACCGATACACTGGGCGAAGCGCTCGACGTACTCGGTCTGCCTAAGCCGGAGCGGATGTAGACGCGCTGAGTCTACATCCGTTTAAGAACAGAACATACCTGCTCTATGGGATGAATGAGCAGGAACCTATGCGGGTCCGTGTAGCTTGCGTGGGCTGCTCCCCTTTCTCCATCTGCCCACTTCTGAGACATTCTACTTAATGAGGTGCACTAATGCACCTCATTTTCACATTTCGCCCGCTTCCGGTAAATTCAAGTGCACTTTTACACCACATTTTCTCATTTTGGCCGCTTCTGCTAAATTCAGGTGTACTTATGCACCTCATTTGCTCATTTAGCTCTATTCTGCTAAATTCAGGTGCACTTGTGCTCCTCATTTGTTCATCTCGCTTACTTCTGGTAAATTCAGGTGTACTTATACACTACATTTGCTCATTTTGCTCACATCTGGTGAATTCAGGTGTACTTATGCACCTCATTTGCTCATTTGGGCCGCTTCTGTTAAATTCAGATGTACTTATACACCTCATTCGCTCATTTGGGCCGCATTCAGTAAATTTAGAGTCAATTGGTCCTTTCTAAATTGAGCGTACTAAGATCGCTCCTTTGGAATGGATGGTTTTTGAGCTTTTTTGGATTGTTATGTATTTTGCACCCCGCTTAAACAGCGGAGCGGACGGAACGATTGTGTAAAAGCGATAGCGGTCGCCTTTGTGTCCGGATTTTCACCTCTAAGGGGAATACATAAAATCTGGACACAACAGCGATTGGAACAACGGTCCGTTCGCGGAGCGTCCACCCAAGTGCCCACGTTGATCCTACTCAAAATAAAATGAGGGTTCTCATCCCCCGGACGACAAAACAGCCCTCCCGAAGGAAGGCTGTTTCTTGACGTCCCGGAAGGGATTCGAACCCCCGACCGTGCGCTTAGAAGGCGCATGCTCTATCCAACTGAGCTACCGGGACATGTAGGACAACGTTGTATCACTTGAAGCTTTTGTAGAGATATGTATTAACGCAACGTTATTTATTATACCTGATTCACCAGAATTAGCAAGACCAAACTCTTCCAGTTAAGAAGCTTCCCGCAACCGCCGTCACGGAAAGCCTCCTGCTCTATAGTTAAGCCTGGACATGACCTGCGGAAGATGTGGGCTCAGGGAAGCTGCCTGAAGTGCTCGCCCAGTTGACGCTTCAGATCGCCGAAGATCAGCAGCTCGCGCTGGAACTTGGAGCGTTCATCCTCCGGGGTCATCACCGTACTGCCGGTGAAGCCGCTGACCGTAACGTCCTGGAAGGCATCATGCAGATTATTGTCGAACCAGTCGGTGGCCGTATCCGCATCATTCGTCAGAATCCGGACAATTTCATAGCCCTCCTCGCGCTGATCCTCAACAATATACACCAGCAGTGCGGAATCGCCCACAGCTCCCGGCAATACGCCAACCTCTGCGCAAGGCGCACCGTCGTAGTCAGTCATTCTGCGGATTTTGGCGTCTTTAATGTAATACACTTGTCATCATCCCTCCTGGCAAATTTCCCTCTCCCCTAGTGTTCGGATAAGGACATACATTTTATCCCTTCAATCGGCATATATCTGTATTACTTGGCAAAAAAGAAAGGACAGACAACAATCGCACAAAAGAGAGGATGAATCAGACATGTGCGGAATAACCGGATTTGTCCAGTGGCGCGGTGATCTTACCGGGCACTCGCAGCTGCTCGTCAGAATGACCGAAACGTTAGCCAACCGCGGACCGGATGCAGCCGGAACCTGGATTTCAGGGCCTATTGCCTTCGGACACCGCCGACTCAGCGTCATCGATCCCGAGAACGGTGCACAGCCGATGATTGCCCGCCATGAGGATAAGTTATACGCTATAGTATATAACGGCGAGCTATATAATGCCCCTGAGCTGAAAAAAGAGCTGAAGCAGCGCGGGCATCATTTTCTCACGGAATGCGATACCGAGGTTCTGCTGCATGCCTACATCGAATGGGGGCCGGATTGCACAGAGAAGCTCAATGGCATCTTCGCCTTCGCCGTCTGGGACAGCTTGCGCGATCAGGTGTTCCTGGCCCGCGACCGTCTGGGCGTGAAGCCGCTGTTCTACAGCCAAGTGGAGGACGTCTTCGTCTTCGGGTCCGAGCCCAAGGCGCTGCTGCAGCATCCCCTGGTCCAGCCGAAGGTCGGGCCGGAGGGTCTGGCCGAGATATTCATCATCGGTCCGGCACGGACTCCGGGACAAGGGGTATACAAAGATATATTCGAGCTTCGCCCGGGTCATGCCATGATTTACAGCCGCAGCGGAATCCGCAGCTATGCTTACTGGAAGCTGGAGAGCGTCCAGCATGCCGATAACGTGGATGAGACGGCAGCACGGGTGCGTGAATTGCTTCAGGATACGCTGGAGCGCCAGCTGGTCTCCGATGTTCCGGTCTGTTCGCTGCTCTCCGGCGGACTCGATTCCAGCGCCCTGACTGCGCTTGCCGTGGATTATTACAAGCGGACCGGCCAGGGCCGGGTCGACACCTTCTCGGTCGATTATGTAGACAACGACAAGCATTTCAAAAGCCATTCCTTCCAGCCCGGAGCCGACGGTCCCTGGATTCAGCGGATGGTCGACGAGTTGGACACGAATCATCACTTTATCGCTTTTGACACACCGGAGCTGGTAGCGGCTCTCGATAATGCCCTGTACTCCCGCGATTTGCCGGGGATGACCGACGTGGATTCCTCACTCTATTTGTTCTGCCAGGAGATCAAAAAGAAGGCCACAGTAGCCATCTCAGGCGAAGCAGCAGACGAAATCTTCGGCGGCTATCCCTGGTTCCACCGTGAAGAGATGTTATCTTCCGGCACCTTCCCCTGGTCAGTGGCCCCCAATATGCGTGCCGGATTATTATCGCCGGAAATCCGGGAGTGGATACGTCCGCTGGAATATTTAGGAGACCGGTACAGCGATGCGGTGGCTGAGGTGCCGAAGCTTGACGGCGAGACCGGCAAACAGGCACAGATGCGGGTGATGTCCTATCTCAACATAACCCGCTTCATGCCGACCCTGCTGGACCGTAAGGACCGGATGAGCATGGGCGTGGGGCTGGAGGTACGCGTTCCGTATTGTGACCACCGGCTGGTGCAATATGTTTTTAACATTCCATGGGAGATTAAGATGGTAGGCAACCGGGAGAAAGGCATCCTGCGCAAGGCGCTGGAGGGCGTACTGCCGGACGATGTGCTCTACCGCAAAAAAAGCCCGTACCCCAAAACGCATAACCCTGCCTATCTGAACAAGGTGCGCTCACAGGTACTAAGCATTCTGGACGATCCTTCCTCCCCCATTCTCCCGCTCCTTGATCCGGCCAAAATCCGTGAAATCGCCGCATCGCCAGAGTCCTCCACCAATCTGCCATGGTTCGGCCAGCTGATGTCCGGCCCGCAATTATTCGCTTATCTGGCCCAGGTCAACCTGTGGCTGAAGACATACAATGTGTCGATCGGCTGATGCCGCGTCAAGCC is part of the Paenibacillus sp. FSL M7-0420 genome and harbors:
- a CDS encoding arginine--tRNA ligase, which encodes MLSELIQESLKQSVHKIVLTLGVPAIAEVNVALEQPASADHGDYSSNIAMQLARPLRKAPLAIAGLIVAELEASGSVHGLVLRTEVAGPGFINMYLDWQAWARAKGNFTLPQHAGGSKVIVEHTSVNPNKSMHIGHLRNSCIGDALVRVLRATGHTVEVHNYVDDLGNQLADTVAGLLNVPLAGEHVRFGDYCWDIYAEINKTYAQQPEMVQKRTGILHALEEGHGNTAWIGTLVAGQIVKEHVEEMRGFGIDYDLLVWESSILKEGFWASAFELLSQTEIFVQETEGKLAGCWILKQPAEDATPDTLEEHQKDKVLVRSNGILTYTAKDIAYHLWKFGLLEKDFSYSEFQSGLWTTGLSGQALPFGRADQVVNVIDYRQEYPQQMVKQALKALGFGAQADALHHVSYGVVSLSPASAAGLGIDTSSGKSSYAMSGRQGIGIKVTELVRLMEDMIESTRSDKNGLSSRLIATAAIRYYLLRFNLGTEIVFDFKQAMEISGNTGVYLMYAYARAQRVLSKAAAAGGGSGVGKSGVSEFGASEFGAGKSGVGESGVGESGAGEFGASDSGVGESGVGEFGASDSGVGESGVGEFGASESGVGESGVGGVPLFPAHLEAAELALLRQLSLWQDTLYTASRELTPNTICNYAYSLASLFSNFYSACPILKGGEVSIAFRLWLTQSFTDTLGEALDVLGLPKPERM
- the asnB gene encoding asparagine synthase (glutamine-hydrolyzing), which produces MCGITGFVQWRGDLTGHSQLLVRMTETLANRGPDAAGTWISGPIAFGHRRLSVIDPENGAQPMIARHEDKLYAIVYNGELYNAPELKKELKQRGHHFLTECDTEVLLHAYIEWGPDCTEKLNGIFAFAVWDSLRDQVFLARDRLGVKPLFYSQVEDVFVFGSEPKALLQHPLVQPKVGPEGLAEIFIIGPARTPGQGVYKDIFELRPGHAMIYSRSGIRSYAYWKLESVQHADNVDETAARVRELLQDTLERQLVSDVPVCSLLSGGLDSSALTALAVDYYKRTGQGRVDTFSVDYVDNDKHFKSHSFQPGADGPWIQRMVDELDTNHHFIAFDTPELVAALDNALYSRDLPGMTDVDSSLYLFCQEIKKKATVAISGEAADEIFGGYPWFHREEMLSSGTFPWSVAPNMRAGLLSPEIREWIRPLEYLGDRYSDAVAEVPKLDGETGKQAQMRVMSYLNITRFMPTLLDRKDRMSMGVGLEVRVPYCDHRLVQYVFNIPWEIKMVGNREKGILRKALEGVLPDDVLYRKKSPYPKTHNPAYLNKVRSQVLSILDDPSSPILPLLDPAKIREIAASPESSTNLPWFGQLMSGPQLFAYLAQVNLWLKTYNVSIG